A window of Silurus meridionalis isolate SWU-2019-XX chromosome 4, ASM1480568v1, whole genome shotgun sequence contains these coding sequences:
- the top1mt gene encoding DNA topoisomerase I, mitochondrial isoform X5: MKAEEKSKRAGEGHSHSKKRSAETNDHRIRKKAKSTRSGSKEKLEDSELNEKYPRSSVKESKITSSEKVKFDAEISVSEAEKVKVDLYEELEKRVDGNNNLEEAMRAQGKAEQEGYEIPFLPEGTKNYKSNSTKSSPKDPHKITDDEDPKLQGKRSEKLQKNKNRKCTPDVNSHSVCQIDNSHTSLTAVKEEDVKEQIFNPISDRAQTCLPVENDLEVRNAEKMRDKESTVSIAQDKAQGQKKKRSSRSTEQEPKKNKKAKREKDEEKEKQNKKGVKKAEDEAGKWKWWEEGKHADGQKWRSLEHKGPLFPPEYELLPSDVQFLYDGAPVQLNPAAEEVATFYAKMLDHEYTAKQVFQNNFFTDWKEVMTEDERKLIKKLYKCDFSKIHAYFLEKTEAKKNMTKEEKQVLKDEATKLTEEYGYCLLDGHKEKIGNFRLEPPGLFRGRGEHPKMGKLKRRVQPEDVIINCSQDVKVPEPPAGHRWKRVQHDNTVTWLASWVENIHGHIKYIMLNPSSKLKGEKDWQKYETARKLKLSVDDIRREYRRAWSAREMKQRQRGVALYFIDKLALRAGNEKDDDTADTVGCCSLRVEHITLHRHQDGQDYLVEFDFLGKDSIRYYNKVPVEKQVFKNLKLFMENKDPEDDLFDRISTIYLNKKLNEAMPGLTAKVFRTFNASTTLQEQLGKLTIDDMTVEEKLLAYNRANRAVAILCNHQRAAPKTFEKSMLALQEKIKKKKEEVEKAKKELKQAKKDHKEQPSEKSKKLVEKKENALKRLSEQLKKLKLQETDREENKVIALGTSKLNYLDPRITVAWCKKHNVPVEKIYNKTHRAKFAWAIDMADENFQF, translated from the exons ATGAAGGCGGAGGAGAAAAGTAAGAGAGCCGGAGAAGGCCATTCACACAGCAAGAAAAGATCAGCTGAGACAAACGACCACAG AATTAGAAAGAAAGCGAAATCGACGAGATCAGGATCCAAGGAAAAACTTGAAGATTCTGAACTGAATGAAAAGTACCCCAGATCTTCTGTAAAG GAGTCTAAGATCACAAG CTCTGAAAAAGTCAAGTTTGATGCCGAGATCAGTGTATCTGAAGCCGAAAAGGTTAAGGtg GATTTGTATGAAGAGTTGGAAAAGAG AGTGGATGGAAACAATAACTTGGAGGAAGCAATGCGGGCACAAGGGAAAGCAGAACAAGAAGGATATGAAAT ACCTTTTTTACCTGAGGGAACTAAGAACTATAAg TCTAACAGCACTAAAAGCAGTCCCAAGGATCCACACAAGATTACTGATGACGAAGATCCTAAACTCCAAGGAAAGAG ATCTGAAAAgcttcagaaaaataaaaacaggaaatgtaCTCCTGATGTCAATAGTCATTCAGTATGT cagaTTGATAATAGCCACACATCTCTGACAGctgtgaaagaggaagatgttaAAGAGCAAATCTTTAATCCCATTTCTGACCGTGCACAAACATGTCTGCCTGTTGAGAATGATCTAGAGGTGAGAAATGCTGAAAAGATGAGGGACAAAGAGTCCACTGTCAGTATTGCACAGGATAAAGCACAAGgccagaagaaaaaaaggagctCTCGCAGCACAGAACAAGagccaaagaaaaataaaaaggccaAGAGGGAAAAGgatgaggaaaaggaaaaacagaacAAGAAAGGAGTGAAAAAAGCTGAGGATGAAGCTGGTAAATGGAAATG GTGGGAGGAAGGAAAGCATGCAGATGGTCAGAAGTGGAGAAGTCTTGAGCACAAAGGGCCTCTCTTCCCACCGGAATATGAACTTTTACCAAGCGATGTGCAGTTTTTATATGATG gagCGCCTGTGCAGCTAAACCCAGCTGCAGAAGAAGTAGCAACTTTTTATGCCAAGATGCTCGATCATGAGTACACCGCCAAGCAggtttttcaaaacaatttctTCACTGACTGGAAGGAG gTAATGACAGAAGATGAAAGGAAACTAATCAAGAAGCTGTACAAGTGTGATTTCAGCAAAATCCATGCATACTTTTTGGAAAAGACAGAAGCAAAGAAAAACATGACGAAGGAAGAAAAACAG GTTTTAAAGGATGAAGCCACTAAACTAACAGAGGAGTATGGATACTGTCTGTTGGATGGACACAAGGAAAAAATAGGCAATTTCCGTCTGGAGCCTCCCGGGCTGTTTAGGGGACGAGGGGAGCACCCCAAAATGGGCAAGCTGAAGAGACGTGTCCAGCCTGAGGATGTGATTATTAACTGCAGTCA AGACGTAAAGGTCCCAGAGCCACCTGCAGGTCATCGGTGGAAGAGAGTGCAGCATGATAACACAGTCACATGGCTGGCATCCTGGGTGGAGAACATCCATGGACACATCAAGTACATCATGCTCAATCCCAGCTCCAAACTTAAG GGTGAGAAAGACTGGCAAAAGTATGAAACGGCTCGTAAGCTAAAACTGAGTGTAGACGATATAAGACGTGAGTACCGAAGGGCCTGGAGTGCTCGAGAGATGAAACAAAGACAACGAGGAGTTGCTTTATACTTCATTGACAAG CTAGCTCTGAGGGCTGGTAATGAGAAAGATGATGATACCGCAGACACAGTGGGCTGCTGCTCTCTGCGTGTAGAGCACATCACCCTCCACCGACACCAGGATGGTCAGGACTATCTAGTTGAGTTTGACTTCCTGGGCAAGGACTCCATCAGATATTACAACAAAGTGCCTGTGGAAAAACAA GTTTTCAAAAACTTGAAACTGTTCATGGAAAACAAGGATCCAGAAGACGACTTATTCGACAGAATTTCT ACAATCTACCTCAATAAGAAGCTAAATGAGGCAATGCCTGGACTGACAGCCAAAGTGTTTCGAACTTTCAATGCTTCTACCACTCTGCAGGAGCAGCTGGGCAAGCTCACCATTG ATGATATGACTGTGGAGGAAAAACTGCTGGCCTATAACCGAGCGAACAGAGCTGTGGCTATACTCTGCAACCACCAGAGGGCAGCACCCAAAACATTTGAGAAGTCCATGTTAGCCCTTCAGGAGAAG atcaaaaagaaaaaagaggaagtggAGAAAGCCAAAAAGGAGCTGAAGCAAGCAAAGAAAGATCACAAGGAGCAACCGTCGGAGAAGTCAAAGAA GCtggtggagaagaaggaaaatgcTTTGAAGAGACTGTCAGAGCAGTTAAAGAAGCTCAAGCTGCAGGAGACGGACCGAGAGGAGAACAAGGTCATCGCTCTGGGCACTTCCAAGCTCAACTACCTCGACCCCCGCATTACTGTGGCCTG GTGTAAGAAGCACAACGTTCCTGTGGAGAAGATCTACAACAAGACTCACAGGGCGAAATTTGCCTGGGCTATTGACATGGCTGATGAAAACTTCCAGTTCTAA